One stretch of Dyella jiangningensis DNA includes these proteins:
- a CDS encoding barstar family protein yields MNAQFDLDFGDAAHSGIFFVTSEDLEPLAEAAGMQGLRVCRIDLAAYTDRDGLFDRLAQALRLPADFGRNWDALADSMRDLSWLKAPGFILLFDHAEGMRDTHEEDFDTLLDILEEAVDYWQDAGSPFFVFFALPESAFDDVEE; encoded by the coding sequence ATGAATGCGCAGTTCGATCTCGACTTTGGCGATGCGGCGCACAGCGGCATCTTCTTCGTCACCTCGGAAGATCTCGAACCGCTGGCCGAAGCCGCGGGCATGCAAGGCCTGCGCGTCTGCCGCATCGACCTTGCCGCTTACACCGATCGCGACGGACTGTTCGATCGCCTGGCCCAGGCACTGCGCCTGCCGGCCGATTTCGGCCGCAACTGGGATGCGCTGGCCGACAGCATGCGCGACCTCTCCTGGCTGAAGGCACCCGGCTTCATCCTGCTGTTCGACCACGCCGAAGGCATGCGCGACACGCACGAGGAAGACTTCGACACCCTGCTCGACATCCTCGAGGAAGCCGTGGACTACTGGCAGGACGCCGGTTCGCCGTTCTTCGTATTTTTCGCGCTGCCCGAAAGCGCCTTCGACGACGTGGAAGAATAG
- a CDS encoding ribonuclease domain-containing protein: MRALKPIVLLVVLAIAALMWGRHAPEPSPPGGLAVPHEAGTALPSFLPPEAADVLSRIARGGPFEHRQDGVVFQNREGRLPREPEGYYHEYTVATPGLDYRGARRIITGGTPPVTYYYTDDHYRTFRQFEVAR; the protein is encoded by the coding sequence ATGCGCGCACTCAAACCCATTGTCCTGCTGGTCGTGCTGGCCATCGCTGCCCTCATGTGGGGGCGTCATGCGCCCGAGCCCTCGCCACCCGGCGGCCTCGCCGTACCGCATGAAGCGGGCACGGCGTTGCCTTCGTTCCTTCCGCCCGAGGCGGCGGACGTGCTGTCGCGCATCGCGCGCGGTGGGCCGTTCGAGCATCGGCAGGACGGCGTGGTGTTCCAGAACCGCGAGGGCCGGCTGCCACGCGAGCCCGAGGGTTACTACCACGAGTACACGGTGGCAACGCCCGGCCTGGACTATCGCGGCGCTCGGCGCATCATCACCGGCGGCACGCCACCGGTGACGTATTACTACACCGACGACCACTACCGCACGTTCCGCCAGTTCGAGGTAGCCCGATGA
- a CDS encoding DUF72 domain-containing protein: MPSDLFSASPAKGPAARVRVGIGGWNFAPWRNNFYPSGLVQRRELEYASRHLRAIEINGTFYGAQKPATYAKWAAETPEGFVFSLKAPRYITEGKKLAGTARGIDGFVSGGLAEFGDRLGPVLWQLPPSRPFDADDLAAFLDLLPRELDGQPMRHVLEVRHKSFLDERYVELAREHRIPTVFTDSPKYPSLADLTGDFAYARLMRSESHIDTGYAADDLDTWTARALEWAEGGDPAELPHVAATTKKAKARDVFIYFISSAKERNPAAAMALQQRVDASR; this comes from the coding sequence CTGCCAAAGGTCCCGCCGCCCGCGTTCGTGTCGGCATCGGCGGCTGGAACTTCGCGCCGTGGCGCAACAACTTCTATCCGTCGGGCCTCGTGCAGCGGCGCGAGCTGGAATACGCCAGCCGTCACCTGCGCGCGATCGAGATCAACGGCACGTTCTATGGCGCGCAAAAACCGGCCACCTATGCGAAATGGGCGGCCGAAACGCCGGAAGGCTTCGTCTTCTCGCTCAAGGCGCCGCGCTACATCACCGAAGGCAAGAAGCTGGCCGGTACGGCGCGGGGCATCGACGGTTTCGTGTCCGGCGGGCTCGCGGAATTCGGCGATCGCCTCGGTCCCGTGCTGTGGCAGCTGCCGCCGTCGCGACCGTTCGATGCCGATGACCTCGCAGCGTTCCTCGATCTGCTTCCGCGCGAACTCGACGGGCAGCCCATGCGGCATGTGCTGGAGGTGCGCCACAAGAGTTTCCTCGACGAGCGTTACGTGGAACTCGCGCGGGAACACCGCATCCCCACCGTGTTCACCGATTCGCCGAAATATCCATCGCTCGCGGACCTCACCGGCGACTTTGCGTATGCACGGTTGATGCGCAGCGAGTCGCATATCGATACCGGCTACGCCGCGGATGACCTAGACACCTGGACGGCGCGCGCCCTCGAGTGGGCCGAAGGTGGCGACCCCGCCGAACTACCCCACGTGGCGGCGACCACGAAGAAGGCGAAGGCGCGCGACGTCTTCATCTACTTCATCAGCAGCGCCAAGGAACGCAACCCGGCGGCGGCCATGGCCTTGCAGCAGCGGGTGGACGCTTCGCGCTGA
- a CDS encoding DUF4440 domain-containing protein, with product MRYVLPYAMTLLAVAVTVPAQATDDVATLIRRQSQEFSDASASNDTATLSKYLDDRVIFINEGGDIATKKDIVAPGPAGPKNVSNHLVQTDFNIEIHGNVAVTSFTDNATVKVGEQTMTPRFRSTEVWLNEGDAWRMISSQTVALSDDPPAHALNAAEMDQYVGTYEAAPGLSVAITRQGGQLFSATNGAKPTPLLAEVRDVLFTPGQPRARRVFERDEQGKVTGFHSRREGHGVEFRKIG from the coding sequence ATGCGATACGTCTTGCCTTACGCAATGACCCTGCTTGCTGTTGCCGTGACCGTGCCGGCGCAGGCCACCGATGATGTCGCCACGCTGATCCGCCGGCAGTCCCAGGAATTTTCCGACGCATCGGCCTCCAACGACACGGCGACGCTGTCGAAGTACCTGGACGACCGCGTCATCTTCATCAACGAAGGTGGCGACATCGCCACCAAGAAGGACATCGTGGCGCCCGGCCCGGCCGGCCCGAAGAACGTCAGCAACCACCTGGTGCAGACCGATTTCAACATCGAGATCCATGGCAACGTGGCGGTGACGAGCTTCACCGACAATGCCACCGTCAAGGTCGGCGAGCAGACCATGACGCCGCGCTTCCGCTCCACCGAGGTGTGGCTCAACGAAGGCGATGCGTGGCGGATGATTTCCAGCCAGACGGTGGCACTGTCCGATGACCCGCCGGCCCATGCGCTGAACGCGGCCGAGATGGATCAGTACGTCGGCACCTACGAGGCCGCGCCCGGACTCAGCGTCGCCATCACCCGCCAGGGCGGCCAGCTGTTCAGCGCGACCAACGGCGCCAAGCCCACGCCCTTGCTCGCGGAAGTGCGCGACGTGCTGTTCACGCCCGGGCAACCCCGGGCAAGGCGCGTGTTCGAACGCGACGAGCAGGGCAAGGTCACCGGCTTCCATTCGCGCCGCGAAGGCCATGGCGTGGAGTTCAGGAAAATCGGCTGA
- a CDS encoding arylamine N-acetyltransferase family protein: MSHVIDLNAYLRRIGHDGPVTADLATLRTITTAHVAAIPFENLNPLLRLPVSLETADIERKLVHEHRGGYCFEQNGLLLQVLRALGYDVSGLIARVLWMKPEDAVVAQTHMLLRVELAGESWLVDVGFGSMALSGALKLQPDIEQPTGNEPFRLLHRQGEWRMQAQVKDEWRTLYRFDLQPRPTIDYVVANHYTSTYPESHFLHSLIMARTLADRRLGLRNREFVVHHTGGESVRRALAGVDEIKQVMRDEFGIRLPAHPDLDRKLAELPAAE; the protein is encoded by the coding sequence GAGCCATGTGATCGACCTGAACGCGTACCTGCGCCGCATCGGCCACGACGGACCGGTGACCGCCGACCTGGCCACCTTGCGTACGATCACCACCGCGCACGTGGCAGCCATTCCATTCGAAAATCTCAATCCGCTGCTGCGCCTGCCGGTATCGCTGGAGACGGCGGACATCGAACGCAAGCTGGTGCACGAGCACCGGGGCGGCTACTGCTTCGAGCAGAACGGCCTGCTGCTGCAGGTGCTGCGTGCGCTCGGCTACGACGTGTCGGGCCTGATCGCGCGCGTGCTGTGGATGAAGCCGGAGGATGCCGTGGTGGCGCAGACGCATATGCTGCTGCGCGTGGAACTGGCCGGCGAGAGCTGGCTGGTCGATGTCGGCTTCGGCAGCATGGCATTGAGCGGCGCGCTCAAGCTGCAGCCGGACATCGAGCAACCCACCGGCAACGAACCGTTCCGCCTGCTTCACCGGCAGGGCGAATGGCGCATGCAGGCACAGGTGAAAGACGAGTGGCGCACGCTCTACCGTTTCGACCTGCAACCGCGGCCGACGATCGACTACGTGGTGGCGAACCACTACACCTCGACGTATCCCGAATCGCACTTCCTGCACAGCCTGATCATGGCCCGCACCTTGGCGGACCGCCGACTGGGCCTGCGCAATCGAGAGTTCGTGGTGCACCACACCGGCGGCGAATCGGTGCGCCGCGCACTGGCGGGCGTCGACGAGATCAAGCAGGTAATGCGGGACGAGTTCGGCATCCGCCTGCCAGCGCATCCCGATCTGGACCGCAAGCTCGCGGAGCTGCCGGCGGCCGAATGA
- a CDS encoding RNA-binding S4 domain-containing protein, which produces MHELEFELDRDYVELNQLLKLVGLCDSGGAGKAIVASGVVSVDGEQELRKTCKIHAGQVVQVEDIVIHVHAAE; this is translated from the coding sequence ATGCACGAGCTCGAATTTGAACTGGACCGCGACTACGTGGAACTCAACCAGCTGCTCAAGCTGGTGGGCCTGTGCGACAGCGGCGGCGCCGGCAAGGCCATCGTGGCCAGCGGCGTCGTTTCCGTGGACGGCGAGCAGGAGCTGCGCAAGACCTGCAAGATCCATGCGGGCCAGGTCGTGCAGGTCGAGGACATCGTCATCCACGTGCACGCGGCGGAGTGA